In Prunus dulcis chromosome 1, ALMONDv2, whole genome shotgun sequence, the following are encoded in one genomic region:
- the LOC117615964 gene encoding uncharacterized protein LOC117615964, protein MEMDSVEGNHHGDFNEDEFAENSFSPEASDRSGVLGDPEILPRVGDEYQVEVPSLIAVSDYLWLLKNPTVAEIAAGGSYGLIAGLPIPVMWINEGVDGKKHEPETAFHDAVYVSNKNESLKSEHVRETLFVLASDNIKCKVEPMDVKFDHGVISGESAKFALKQEVITEMHQNDTGRGCPVPGSAGDNWSDMEEASFLLGLYIFGKNLILVKKFVGSKKMGDILSFYYGKFYRSDRYRRWSECQKRKSRKCIFGQRIFTGSRQQELLSRLLPDVSVECQNTLLEVSKTFGEGKILLEEYVFILKARFGLNALVEAVGIGKGKRDLTGIATETLKSNQAVPVRPEIPIGKACSTLTPLEIVNFLTGDFRLSKARSSDLFWEAVWPRLLARGWHSEQPSHGFSTGSKHSLVFLIPGIKKFSRRKLVKGSHYFDSVTDVLSKVASDPELLELDMGANKGSGSKDENGWTDETKLDEEDFPNQQRHCYLKPRTPKRNGDVVKFTVVDTSLSNGKTSKVRELRSLPFELNTPTSSSDSDDDDGDASESTDKSISVDNLCSHRDEVNVPKAIKIRLGRKDDKYFEYDTSKWEHQVFVQGANIPKDDNVGMCNDMQPRKAMKCQKSRKMVSQNKNNVAPVSKRRRLAACSRAETTRSMDHVLQGRLLQQDACSSGGHLELSEKTPSQMDPSEEKLSSTSISSRGGSPVFSGEGIPGRNNLHVEQPHEIPQPRTLIDLNIPISLDAETDEPFTMIERQDDQTSQELDEPHSVKSSECRGTSEQQPTINSRRQSTRNRPLTTKVLEAFACGFLDTKQKRKSSDAFPGDSSKPSRRARTRKRVPDSFDVSLADFNIQETTAAIHNSTADGFSKVDMVS, encoded by the exons ATGGAG ATGGATTCAGTTGAAGGAAACCACCACGGGGATTTCAATGAGGATGAATTTGCTGAGAATTCATTTTCTCCAGAAGCTTCTGATAGATCTGGTGTTCTTGGTGACCCTGAGATACTTCCTAGAGTTGGAGATGAGTACCAGGTTGAAGTTCCCTCTCTAATAGCCGTTTCAGACTATCTCTGGCTTTTAAAGAACCCAACTGTTGCAGAAATTGCTGCTGGCGGTTCCTATGGTTTAATAGCGGGGTTGCCCATACCAGTAATGTGGATCAATGAGGGAGTTGATGGCAAAAAGCATGAACCAGAGACTGCTTTTCATGATGCAGTTTATGTATCCAATAAAAATGAGTCGCTCAAATCTGAACATGTCAGAGAGACCCTGTTTGTTTTAGCAAGTGACAACATAAAATGCAAAGTTGAGCCAATGGATGTTAAGTTCGATCACGGGGTAATATCAGGTGAGTCAGCAAAGTTTGCTTTGAAGCAAGAAGTGATAACTGAAATGCATCAGAATGATACTGGAAGAGGGTGTCCGGTTCCTGGTTCCGCTGGTGACAACTGGAGTGACATGGAAGAAGCCAGCTTTCTTCTTGGTTTATATATCTTTGGAAAGAACCTCATTCTGGTGAAGAAATTTGTTGGGAGTAAAAAGATGGGTGATATATTATCGTTCTACTATGGGAAATTTTACAGGTCTGACAGATACAGGAGATGGTCAGAATGccagaaaagaaagagtagAAAATGTATATTTGGACAAAGAATATTTACAGGGTCAAGGCAGCAGGAGCTGTTATCTCGTTTGCTTCCTGATGTGTCAGTAGAATGCCAAAATACTTTGCTTGAG GTATCGAAGACATTTGGGGAAGGGAAAATTTTACTAGAAGAGTATGTATTCATTTTAAAGGCTAGATTTGGATTGAATGCTCTTGTAGAGGCAGTGGGAATCGGTAAAGGGAAGCGAGATCTCACAGGCATTGCCACAGAGACTTTAAAGTCCAATCAGGCTGTTCCTGTTCGCCCAGAAATACCAATTGGCAAAGCATGCTCCACACTTACACCATTGGAAATAGTCAACTTTCTAACAGGGGACTTCCGGCTAAGCAAAGCCCGATCAAGTGATCTATTTTGGGAAGCAGTCTGGCCTCGCTTGCTTGCCAGAGGGTGGCACTCTGAGCAGCCTAGCCATGGTTTTTCCACTGGTTCCAAGCATTCATTGGTCTTTCTAATCCCTGGGATTAAGAAGTTCTCAAGAAGGAAACTGGTGAAGGGAAGCCACTATTTTGATTCTGTAACCGACGTCCTGAGTAAAGTTGCTTCAGACCCCGAGCTTCTAGAGCTTGATATGGGAGCAAATAAAGGTTCCGGAAGCAAGGATGAAAATGGGTGGACAGATGAAACAAAGCTGGACGAAGAAGATTTCCCTAATCAGCAACGCCACTGTTATCTGAAGCCTCGTACTCCAAAACGTAATGGAGATGTTGTGAAGTTTACCGTTGTGGATACAAGTCTGTCTAATGGGAAGACATCTAAGGTGAGGGAATTGCGAAGCTTACCATTTGAATTGAACACTCCCACCTCCAGTAGTGATTCTGACGATGATGATGGGGATGCTTCTGAGTCAACAGATAAATCCATTTCTGTTGATAACTTGTGTTCGCATAGGGATGAAGTCAATGTTCCCAAGGCCATAAAGATCCGCTTGGGTAGAAAAGATGAcaaatattttgaatatgatacTTCAAAGTGGGAGCATCAAGTTTTTGTCCAAGGTGCAAATATTCCCAAGGATGATAACGTAGGTATGTGCAATGACATGCAGCCTAGAAAAGCTATGAAATGCCAAAAGAGCCGGAAAATGGTgtctcaaaataaaaataatgttgCCCCTGTTTCAAAACGACGTCGATTAGCTGCTTGTAGTCGAGCAGAGACCACACGCAGCATGGACCACGTCTTGCAAGGTCGCTTATTACAACAAGATGCATGCAGCTCTGGAGGCCATCTTGAACTTAGTGAGAAAACTCCCTCTCAAATGGACCCGTCTGAAGAGAAGTTATCATCCACCAGTATTTCATCTAGAGGTGGCAGCCCAGTCTTTAGTGGTGAAGGCATTCCTGGCCGCAACAATTTGCATGTGGAACAACCTCATGAGATTCCTCAGCCCCGTACACTGATTGACTTGAACATCCCCATTTCTCTAGATGCTGAAACCGATGAACCTTTCACAATGATAGAAAGACAAGATGATCAAACAAGTCAGGAACTGGATGAACCCCATTCAGTGAAATCCTCCGAATGTAGGGGTACTTCTGAACAGCAGCCTACAATTAACTCCCGGAGACAGAGCACAAGAAATCGACCACTGACCACTAAGGTACTGGAAGCTTTTGCTTGTGGATTTTTAGACACAAAGCAGAAGCGGAAGAGTAGCGATGCATTTCCTGGGGACAGCTCCAAGCCATCTCGTCGTGCTCGTACTAGGAAGAGGGTTCCTGACAGTTTTGATGTTAGTCTCGCAGATTTCAATATCCAGGAAACCACAGCCGCTATCCATAATAGTACTGCAGATGGGTTCAGCA